DNA sequence from the Luteolibacter arcticus genome:
CCCAGAGGGCGAGCCCGCTGCCGAGAGCGAGGGCACCGTGGAGGAGCCGGTCATTCCGGGAAGCCAGGTAGCGGAGGATCGAAATCATTGGCGCGCGTCAGGATGTGCGATGTCGTGTGGTGTCGTGGATGAGAATTGCAGGTCCTTCGCAGTTCCACGAATCGGTTCTCTCGGTCGAACCATCGCTCCTGGCGATGTTCGCGGACATGCCTTCGGGACACACGGTCTTGACTGCCGCAGGCGGGAAAATGAACTGACCGGAAACTTTAGGTGATAAAATCACACGACCGGTGCCGCTGAGGGGGCGATGAAGACGCAATTCGGCTTTTTGGCGGTGGGCATTGGGATCGGCTTGGGGATGGGTTGGATGATGGGATCGAGCTCCGCTTCGCCCGATGCTCCGGCCATGGCTGCGGCCACCAAGAGCGATCGGCCGGTAACGGGATCGGACGCCTCCACCGCCGCGGGGCCGGATGAGAAACGCGCCACCAAGCGCGAACGTCCCGAGGCCGCGGACAAGAAGCCCGACGAGCCGAAGGTCATGACCTTCTCCTCCACCGCGGGTGGCGAGATGACGCCGGAGATGAAGGAAATGTTCGCCAAGATGGAGGAACAACAGAAGGAGGCGCGGGCCCGCAAGATCGATGAGCGGCTCGCCGCGCTGAAATCGCGGCTGAAGCTGACCCCGGATCAGGAAACCAAGGTGCGGGCGCTGCTCGAAGCATCGCCCGATATGGGGCGTGGCGCCGGGCTCATGGATGCCGTCAGTTTTGCCGTGAATGGCAGCTCCGGCACGGTCTCGGCCGCAGGCGCAACGAGCGCTGCTAGCGCGACCGCCGGAAACTTCAACGAGCAGCTTCAGGCCTTGTTGTCGCCTGACCAGCAGGAGGAATTCGGAGCCTTCCAACAGGAGCAGAAGGAGAACCGCGTGGAGATCGCGACCAACCGCGAGATGACCCACCTGCAACAGCAACTCACGCTCACGCCGGAGCAAAAAGACCAGGCGTTCCAGGCCTTGGGAAACGTCGCGCGGAATGAAGCGGAGGAATCCTCCGGCAACCGACTCGACCTCGAGACGATCAAGGCGGCGAAGCAAGCCCGCGTCGAGGCGATGCGTCCGATCCTCACCCCGGAACAACTGAAGGTCTATGAAAGCAACCCGGCGACTCTCCTCAACATCCCGGAAGTCACCGTGACGCCGGGTGGCGGTTCGGTCGGAGCCATTCAATTGCACGTGGGGCCGGGCGAGTGACGGAGACTCCCGGACGAGGGGGCAACGGCTGACGATTTCGGCATCGATGTTCTCTTGCAGAAAATTCGATGAGCGCCGGGTGGCAACACGTTACGACAAACTCGCTGAGGTGTTCTTCAACTTCATGCTCCTGGCCTCAACCTTGGGCGGGTTACATTCTCGAGAACGTCTTGAATCACGCCCTGGGGTGGTTTTCTTGAGATCCGGGTAAGGTTAGGGCTGAGCTACAAACTCTTTGAGGATGGCCACGAATCGTTCGGCGTGGGGACTATGTTGCGTCTCGAGTATGCCCACTTTCGCCACGACGGGATCAAACTTCGGGTGGAAGGGGCGCCCTACAAGTGAACGTGGGAGAATCTCTGAAACCGTGTCGGCAAGGATGGCGGCCGCGTTGTAAGCCTCCACGCCAGCGAACAGTGTCGACACCCCGTCTTCCTCCAGCGCGACAAAATGAGGAGTGCACCCGAAAGGCTTCAAACTCCGTCGTATGGAAGGCACATATTCCGGGAAATTTTTCCGGCCCAGACCTACGAGTGGGAGACCGCACAGGAGCTTCGGAGAAATACGTTTCCTGCGCGCCAGCGGATGATCGGCTCGCATGATCAGGATCAGTGACAGTCGGCGGAATTCGGACCATTTAAAGCCGGGGGTGGCCACCACCGACGGCTCAAGCGCGATGACGACATCCAGTTGCCCACTGACCGCCATCCGGATCATTTCCGGGGGAGAGACGTCAAACAGCT
Encoded proteins:
- a CDS encoding LysR family transcriptional regulator encodes the protein MELRHLRYFVAVAAHGSFNRASQSLHLTQPALSRQVRDLEDELGVPLFDRGKNSVKLTDAGERFYEEAQDLLARVATAVQKVRTDHRAEVLRVGYAPSATAGILPRALERFHAAMPQVKVELFDVSPPEMIRMAVSGQLDVVIALEPSVVATPGFKWSEFRRLSLILIMRADHPLARRKRISPKLLCGLPLVGLGRKNFPEYVPSIRRSLKPFGCTPHFVALEEDGVSTLFAGVEAYNAAAILADTVSEILPRSLVGRPFHPKFDPVVAKVGILETQHSPHAERFVAILKEFVAQP